AGCACAATTATCCTTAGGTCAAATAAAGACATCCCAGCAGTACAGATCTTCACAGGCCGGTCATTCATATGCACTGGTGTCTGATGTCCTTTCTGCTTTCTAGAGGTAGCAGCTGGGCAGTAAGGGCGTACTTCTTTCTGCTAATGAGGTATAGACTCCCAGGTGAAACTTGAAAAACGTTTTTCATGCTTAATGGTCAGAACCAGATTTTAAAACTGAAATAATTCCCCAAGGAATTGAAAAGCTTGTCAGTACCTCCACGGGGAGTCTGACTAGTAAACTTGGCAAAAAGAATTAATTACCTTATTGTATTTGTTCAGCCTCTGCTTTCAGCAGGTATTTTTCATGTCCCAGGTATTGTATGTGGTCCTAAGTAGTTTATTCTTTGGGCAGAGAAAGGCTAGGCAAAATAACAGAATCAACCCTTGCTGGATTTTTCTACTTGAAAAGGGGGTGGGGAAGACGAAATATTTAACTTCATTTAAACTatgggagaaactgaggctgagggctGTACACTGACTGCGCAGTGACTCACTGGGTGCTTGTGCCAGAGCCTggtctcctgatgtggaaaagtctgccctcaggagccctggtttcGTAAGGCAGTGCCACAGAGCCTCTTCGGAATCTTGCTGttgtaaaacaaagaaaaaaatcataaagtgAAGTGGAGCTTACGTAAGCAAACTGAACCAGTCTTAAGTGTagtgttttgggtttttacaTATGCGAAACCTTCACCCAGATCTACATGGAACGGCACTGTCCAGTAGAGTAGCTACCACCCACAGGTAGCTATTgaaattaaggaaaataaaaaatgcccTTCCGTTTTCgcaccagccacatttcaagtgctcagtggcCTCGTGTGGCTGGCTAGTAGCTACCATAAGAGATGATACAGATACAGAATATTTCTGTCACTATAGAAAGTTATATCAGGCAGGGCTGGTAGAGAATATTACGAACACCCCAAACGACTTTCTTGTGCCCCTTCTCTTCAGTACCCACTCTCTGAATGTAGTAGTCTCATCTCTATCCCCCTAGTTTAGTTTTGCCCGTTCTTGACCTTTATATAAATGGCATCATTGTGTACTCTTGTGTCTAGGGAAAACAAAATTTGATGTAGACCAGGGGAGCTTATTCCTGGAATGTTGATCCTAGGGATCATTCTCTAGCTTATGTATTCCCTCCCACATAAAAGACACCTATTACAATGCCCTTACTGCTCTGGTTCTCAGCTGGGTCAGAtctgcccccaggggacatttggcaatgtctggaaccatttttggttgtcacagctggaGAAGTGCTGCTAGCACCTGttgagtagaggccagggattctgctgaacatcctacagtgcacaggacagctcccCACATCAAAGAATTGTCCAGCCGCAAGTGTCAACCGTGCCAAGATTGAGACACTCTAATCTTGTCCTGTGGAAAACTCCACCAAAGGGCACTCAGTTTCATACATATAGTAGGTACCATATGGTTACAGGCTGCTATCATTAttaaggagccctaatggcacagtggttaaagtgcctggctgccaaccaaaagatgagtggttcgaacccaccagccactctgtgagaaacagttgtggcagactgcttccatggagatgacaaccttggaaaccctgtgggacagttctaccctgtcctgtagagttgctgtgagtcagaatcgattcagtgacagtgggtttggtttggggtacatttaaaaattttatctgcatatcagaaaaggcatttgacaaagtccaacacccatttatgataaaaactctcagcaaaataggaattgaaggaaaattcctcaacataataaagggcatctatacaaagccaacagccagcatcactctaaatggagagagcctgaaagcatttcccttgagaatgggaaccagacaaggatgcccttcatcaccgctcttattcaacattatgctagaggtcctagccagagcagttaggctagacaaagaaataaagggcatccggattggcaaggaggtagtaaaattatctctatttgcagatgacatgatcttacacgcagaaaaccctaaggaatcctccagaaaactactgaaactaatagaagagtttggcagagtctcaggtgataagataaacatacaaaaatcacttggattcctctacatcaacaaaaagaacattgaagaggaaatcaccaaatcaataccattcacagtagcccccaagaaggtaaaatacttaggaataattcttaccaaagatgtaaaagacctatataaagaaaactacaaagtactactacaagaaactaaagaggacctacttaagtggaaaaacataccttgctcatggataggaagacttaacatagtaaaaatgtctattctaccaaaagccatctgtacatacaatgcacttgcgatccaaattccaatgacattttttaatgcgatggagaaacaaatcaccaacttcatctggaagggaaagaagcctcggataagtaaagcattactgaaaaagaagaagaaagtgggaggcctcactctacctgattttagaacctattatacagccacagtagtcaaaacagcctggtactggtataacaacaggcacatagaccaatggaacagaattgagaacccagatataaatccatccatatatgagcagctgatatttgacaaaggctcagtgtcAGCTAATTGGGGAagagaaagtctttttaacaaatggtgctggcataactggatatccatttgccaaaaaacgaaacaggacccatacctcacaccatgcacaaaatctaactccaagtggatcaaagacctaaacataaagatcatggaagaaaaaatagggacaacgttaggagccctaatacaaggcataaacagaatacaaaacattaccaaaaatgacgaagagaaaccagataactgggagctcctaaaaatcaaacacctatgctcatctaaagacttcaccaaaagagtgaaaagaccacctacagactgggaaagaattttcagctatgacatctccgaccagcgcctgatctctaaaatctatatgattctgttaaaactcaaccacaaaaagacaaacaacccaatcaagaagtgggcaaaggatatgaacacgcacttcactaaagaagatattcaggcagctaacagatacatgagaaaatgctctcgatcgttagccattagagaaatgcaaattaaaactacgatgagattccatctcactccaacaaggctggcattaatccaaaacacaaaataataaatgttggagaggctgcagagagattggaactcttatacactgctggtgggaatgtaaaatggtacaaccactttggaaatctatctggtgttttcttaaaaagttagaaatagaactaccatacaacccagaaatcccactccttggaatataccctagagaaataagagccttcacaggaacagatatatgcacacccatgtttattgcagctctgtttacaataacaaaaagctggaatcaaccaaggtgtccatcaacggatgaatggttaaataaattgtggtatattcacacaatggaatactacgcattgataaagaacagtgacgaatctgtgcaagatttcataacatggaggaacctggaaggcattacgctgagtgaaattagtaagaggcaaaaggacaaatattgtataaggccactagtataagatcttgagaaatagcataaactgagaagaacacatacttttgtggttacgagggagggagggagggtgggagagggttatttactgattagttagtagataagaactactttaggtgaagggaaggacaatactcaatacatggaaggtcagctcaactggactggaccaaaagcaaagaagtttccgggataaactgaatgcttcaaaggtcagcggagcaaaggcgggggtttggggactatggcttaaggagacttctaagtcaattggcaaaataactctattatgaaaacattctgcatccccctttgaaatgtggcatctggggtcttaaatgctaacaagcggccatctaagatgcatcaattggtctcaacccacctggatcaaaggcgaatgaagaacaccaaggtcacacgataactatgagcccaagagacagaaagggccacatgaaccagagacctacatcatcctgagaccagaagaactagttggtgcctggccacaaccgatgagtgccctaacagggagcacaacagagaacccctgagggagcaggagatcagtgggatgcagaccccaaattcccataaaaagaccagacttaatggtctgactgagactagaggaatcccagcggtcatggtccccaaaccttctgttggcccaggacaggaaccattcccgaagacaactcatcagacatggaagggactggacaatgggtaggagagagatgctgatgaagagtgagctacttgtatcaggtggacacttgagactgtgttggcatctcctgtctggaggggagatgggcgggtagagagggttagaaactggcaaaattgtcacgaaaggagagactggaagggctgactcattagggggggagtaagtgggagtatggagtaacgtgtatataagcttatatgtgacaggctgacttgatttgtaaacgttcacttaaagctcaataaaaattattaaaaaaaaattttatctacaTATCAGCTATCATATTAGGAAGCTGTTTTCTCGTATAGAATCACAGTTCTTGAAGGCCCACTGTCTCAGAGATTGTGTTTAAGGAGAACACTAAAGATTATTAGAATATTAGAATGCCTGTTAGTCTAGTAAACCTACGTGGGACATTATTCTAAAAGACAAGCCATATTGAGACATAGTTTTGAGTGTCGTTCTTCATGTCCACATGGATTttacatgtcctttggaccactGTAAGAGGTGACTGCAGTGAGGTCCCCAAATCTGGTATTAAACACATCAAATTAAGCCAACAAGTAAATGTATGATTTTTAACTCCAGGTGGCCGATAAATTGCTCCTGGTTCCAAGTAGGAGAGGAGTACCTAAAGAAGTGTGTCATTCCCTTTTCTTCATCATAGCCCTTTGTGTTCCCCACATAGCCCTCTTTCTCCAAGCTGCCAGCTGTCGTGTACACAAAGAACAAGGGGTACCTTCTGAagcatattttttctctttcagtacAGACAGTAAGCTGCCCCTTGGGAGACTGTATTCAAGTCAAGGTGTCAcaaacagaaataacaagaatatGCTTGCAGTGGGCGGTGGAAGAGGGTTTACTCACTTTTCTCTGTGCTTTCTTACCTAATAGGCTCTGGATTACTGCCACAGCAAGGGAATCATGCACAGAGATGTGAAACCTCACAATGTCATGATAGATCACCAACAGAAAAAGGTACCATTGCAGCTAGGCAGCAACAAGCCTTTCATTAGAAGGCTTAGAGCAGACCAGAATGCTCTCCAGGACCTAGGTGGTTTCTGTAGACCTGTGTGCTGTTGTCTTTGAAGGACTTGCGTTACTGTTGTCTTGCCAGTATCCAGATGCTGGTTTCTACTTTGTGTAAGCATAGTACACGAGGAAAGTAGACAGTTGACCCGAACTCTAGTcacttgttttattttggtcatggTTTTCTGAAGGGCCTCAAGAAAGAAACTACAGCTGATGGTTTCTGCTTCATTTCTTAATGACCTTCAGACCAGTCTGCCTGGCCTTAAAAGTACACTTGGGTCCCTCCTATTTTCGATATCCGACTCTGATTGTCCCTGATTGGTGAGTAAATGAATCAAGTAGTATTAGATCACTGAAAAACTAGAGCAGTGCTTTAGTTCTGGATTGGGGCATATGTCCCCAACCCTTTGAGTTATGCTTCGAGCTTATAGTGAGAGTTATTACTGATGGGAGAATTTATTGCACATGGAAGAGATGTGGAGGCAGAAAAAAAAGTCTGAGCTGTCTTGACTGGAGAGAATAAGccagggtgattttttttttttctcttaaatagAAGCTAAGATTCCGGGAGTTCTGCTTTGGAAACGACCCCTTACGCAGTTGCTAAAAGTAATTTTTTAGCCAGTGCACCTGCTAACATTTTTAATACGACTGAATAATTGTGATCTACCGTGATGTGGCTTTGTTCTAAGGCACAGGCATCTGGAAACACTCCTTTCACTTGCTTTATTTCTGTTGTATTTGTAGCTGCGACTGATAGATTGGGGTCTGGCTGAGTTCTATCATCCTGCTCAGGAGTACAATGTCCGTGTAGCTTCACGGTACTTCAAGGGACCCGAGCTCCTTGTGGACTATCAGGTAAAACGGTTAACAAAGCTGCCCTGGGTTCTTTATATACTTCCTTGGGGCTTTTCTTTGTTTGTGGTTTATTTAGAGTCAGTTCAGATACATTCAAAACCCAGTCTTTATTCTTTCCCAAGATGCTAATTTCAGATTTTTTCTCAATTGgcgttttgtttggttgttttggcTTTGAATTCTAAAATATCTGCCAAGGTGAAATGAAGACTAAATTTCGATAAGAAAAAGGAGTTTCTGACACCCTTGACGGACTGTGGTTATTCCCCCAGATGTATGATTACAGCTTGGACATGTGGAGTTTGGGCTGTATGTTAGCGAGCATGATCTTTCGAAAGgaacctttcttccatggacagGACAACTATGACCAGGTGAGCAAACACCATCTGGCCCTCACTGTTTTGGGGTGCATGTCAAGAAAGTAGTACCCTAAGATAGGCATACTGTCCTTGAGCTACTGAATATAACTGGTTGTCTgcatatacacttctctgcaagGTAGAGTATTTCACAGATTTCGATGGTGGCTACCAGGCCCCCAAGGCTACAGAGagctgatgctgatgctgcctATTCCCAGCGTTCAAGGTGAGGCTGTGAGGCAGTCTGATGAGACAGATTCCAGTCAGAGGCTGTGACGCCCCTGTAAGCATCAGCCTCTAGAAGATTATGGTTATCAGCTGCGCTATCATTCTAAAAGCAGTTTGGGAATTTGGATTCTTGCAAactttgtgtccttgggtctGCTTGCCTGCCCTAGACTGTGGTCTGCATCAGGTCCCTGGGAACACAGTCCCTGGGAACACAGTGGTGAGGCAGTCTTCTGATTCTCTGGTACAGCGTCCTCACAGGCTTGCAGTGAGTTATGTGCTCAGTGCTTTGGTCGCTTTGTTTTGTGTTTCAGCTTGTTCGCATTGCCAAGGTTCTGGGTACAGATGAGCTGTATGGGTACCTGAAGAAGTATCACATAGACCTAGATCCACACTTCAACGATATCCTGGGACAGtaagtaagagagagagaaagaaagaaggcttTGACTTAGGCTTTTCACAAGAGGAAAGGCTGGCCAAAATCACTTCCTCAAAAATCTTTTCCCCTTTAAATTCAGATGAAAATTGAAATAGCCTTCTTTTCTTTCGTGGATTTTTAAACTTACTTTGAGATACTCAGACATTGTTTTCATGTGTCTTCTAATCATTTTACTTCTCCGAGGGGTAACCTGTTTATcaatagaaaatggaaaacattaaAATTGTAATGTTACtcagaaaaaaaatgctttctggTACAGCACATGCCTGTTTTAATGGCAAATTCAGAAAGCTGTGATTCTACTTTGAATAAGAGATTGTGTAGTTTCTTACTGTGTTGTGTAATGGATGTCCTATAAGGTAGCAAATTTTAAAGGATGTTGTGTTCTTGGGTACCGTGCAGTGGTGCTAAGAAGTATTTGTTGACAGTTTCAAACAATATTTTATGGTACCTTTGGGTTTCTGAGGATAGCTCTTTCACTGCATCTGGTGACCAGTGAAAATTACTTAGTTACCTCAAAGCCTCACCCAGAATTGACTAAAAGCCTGGGGCTAAACAAGAAAGATTCCACAATTTCTAAATCAGATGTTAGACTTTTTAATTAGTTCTATTTGTCACACACGGAATATTCTTTCAGGACGCTGTGATGGGAACTAGGGGGCGAAGGGAGGGGTTGCCAGTAAGAGTGGGATATGGTCCCTACCTCAACAAGCTTGTAATCAGTGCACTATTCTGAGCTTTTGTTGACTGTAGCCCAAGTAGATAAGGATTCTTGTTGACTTTAGTCTCAGAATACTAATGCTTCCCTTTTTTCCTCAGACACTCACGGAAACGCTGGGAAAACTTTATTCATAGTGAGAACAGACACCTTGTCAGTCCCGAGGCCCTAGATCTTCTGGACAAACTTCTGCGATACGACCATCAACAGAGACTGACTGCCAAAGAGGCAATGGAGCACCCATACTTCTGTGAGTCTCCAGCAGCTGTTTTCAGAGGGCATAGTTTattaaacggaaaaaaaaaatcatctgtccTTTACTGTTGAGGCAAGTTGAGAGAATTTTAGGCATTTAGATTGGACCATCCTTGGAATTTGGTCTCATTAGGTCTAGACTATCAGAACAAGTTTGAAGATGAGTTTCCTAGTTTTAAAGGTGTTTGCTCATCTGCTGCTGAAGCCCCTTAAGTCCTGTCTGTTTGACCATCCCTGTGGCCCTGGGTGAAGAGATCCAGGCACCTAGTGTTTGTTCTCCAGTGTATACATTTGTGTGGAAACCTaatcaaagattatttttcaCCTCCAAAAAGCAAGTAATTAGCTAAATAAGGTAGCCAATATGCTAATTCtaaagaaggaaataaatgaaAGGAATTTGAGAACAGAAAGACCTCACTAAAATCTTAACTGACTTACTGTCCTGTGTCTCACTTAGAAGCATGTGTGCATGTTCAGTCTCTGTGGCTGCTTATTCTGCATGCAGATAACACTTGCCACTGATACAGTACCTTTCGAATAAACTTTACTCTTTTCAGCAAAGTGAGATGATGCAGTCcagtctgtgaggaaagtgggGAATAAGGAAGGTTAAGTGACTCATCTCCATTTACTCTGGATCAAGATGAAAACTTTTAACCCTTAAGTTTTTGTCTCTTGCTTGACCACTGTGCAgtctttccttctcctttttttctctggaGACTAAATTCCTGCCTGAAGAATTCATCGCTAATGGTCTTGAACTTCTTGGTCTGTTTGTTGTTGGTCTTGGTTGTCACTgacttggctctgactcatggtgaccttgtgtataacaaaacaaaacgttgcctggtcctgtgtcatcctcacaattgttggtatgttttagTCCATTGTTGGAGCTATTAGGCCAtttcatctcatggagggtttccatTGTTTTCGATGaccctttttttttccataagcaTATGTAAACAGCAGATTTAAGAGGTTTTTTACCCTTCAGCCTTGTGGACCTCAGCCAGGTGCAACTCAGATGTCCAATTTCTGGCACAGAAAGCTATTTTTTACCCTTTGCCAGGTGCAACTCAGATGTCCAATTTCTGGTACAGAAAGCTATTTTTTACCCTTTGCATTAGAATGAATTAATAACACTGATGTTTATAATATGGAATTCATTATCTGccttaattttctgtgtatatgtcATCCTTCagtaaaaagattttttaaatcactgttgcttaaaattgatgcatcttaacaacttagaaaaggagggtgaaaatggtttcaggactcgaagaatgtaatcagtgtcactaaattgtatatgtagacactgttaaaaaaaaaaaaaaagaacttatgaCAGGTCTTCTAGTAGCTCTTTTTATTCACTCTTTTCCTCTAAAGTGCTTATCGCACATGCCAAATAAGGGCTTGAATTTGATGTTAGTATTCAAAGAAAATAACATAAGAAAGTTGGTAGAAATTTTGGACAGTGGGAGACAGGGTTTCTGTGCCTCTCTTTTCCACGGTTCTCAGCAGCTGAAATTGTGCTCTCAGGAAGTTCAAGAGCTGATTACAAGAACAATCCTCCTGGTCATTTTTCAGTGTCTAGTTTTTATATAACCTTTATTCTGTGACaaatatttctctctttttttccctcttaccCTGGCTTTTCTGGCAGTCtgcatctctctttctctcttggtGGGTGGAAGCGGGGGTTTGGGGTGGTGTTTTCTCCTGCACTGTCCAGCCCTGACCCAGCTGACCTTCGCCCTGTTCTCTTACAGACCCTGTGGTGAAGGAGCAGTCGCAGCCTTGTGCAGATAATGCTGTGCTCTCTAGTGGTCTCACGGCAGCACGATGAAGACGGGAGAGCGATGGGTAATGCGGCATTGATGCTTGCCaataaaaccaaccaaccaaacacaAACCTTGAAGGAAAACTACAGTGTGATAAAAAGAAATTCTAATCATTCCTCCTAAATGCAAAGAAGAGAGTAAAGACCTGAAagtcaaaatgaaagaaagaaagaaagaaactcccCAGTCTAGTCTACAGGGAGCTGCCATTGTGCAGTGTGATGATGCACATAGTTCAGGATCTGAGGGAACTCTCCCTTTGGAATGCATGGGAGATGAGAGACTCGGAGTTGTTGTCCATTTACCTTTATTTAACAGGAGGCCACTGTTGAATTAACCCATTCAGCCGACAAGCTCTGAATATCTGACTTCCTATCTATTCCATTGTGGTCTGGGTTTCCTTTGGTGAGATTCAGGCTCAACGTCAGCAGTCTGTACTGACACACCAGCCTCATTTATGAAAAGGAGATATTAAAACagtgacagtatttttttttttaagctcttttACAAATtcatgttttatgtatttttttatgataTGAGC
The Loxodonta africana isolate mLoxAfr1 chromosome 21, mLoxAfr1.hap2, whole genome shotgun sequence DNA segment above includes these coding regions:
- the CSNK2A2 gene encoding casein kinase II subunit alpha' isoform X1: MPGPAAGSRARVYAEVNSLRSREYWDYEAHVPSWGNQDDYQLVRKLGRGKYSEVFEAINITNNERVVVKILKPVKKKKIKREVKILENLRGGTNIIKLIDTVKDPVSKTPALVFEYINNTDFKQLYQILTDFDIRFYMYELLKALDYCHSKGIMHRDVKPHNVMIDHQQKKLRLIDWGLAEFYHPAQEYNVRVASRYFKGPELLVDYQMYDYSLDMWSLGCMLASMIFRKEPFFHGQDNYDQLVRIAKVLGTDELYGYLKKYHIDLDPHFNDILGQHSRKRWENFIHSENRHLVSPEALDLLDKLLRYDHQQRLTAKEAMEHPYFYPVVKEQSQPCADNAVLSSGLTAAR
- the CSNK2A2 gene encoding casein kinase II subunit alpha' isoform X2, with amino-acid sequence MPGPAAGSRARVYAEVNSLRSREYWDYEAHVPSWGNQDDYQLVRKLGRGKYSEVFEAINITNNERVVVKILKPVKKKKIKREVKILENLRGGTNIIKLIDTVKDPVSKTPALVFEYINNTDFKALDYCHSKGIMHRDVKPHNVMIDHQQKKLRLIDWGLAEFYHPAQEYNVRVASRYFKGPELLVDYQMYDYSLDMWSLGCMLASMIFRKEPFFHGQDNYDQLVRIAKVLGTDELYGYLKKYHIDLDPHFNDILGQHSRKRWENFIHSENRHLVSPEALDLLDKLLRYDHQQRLTAKEAMEHPYFYPVVKEQSQPCADNAVLSSGLTAAR
- the CSNK2A2 gene encoding casein kinase II subunit alpha' isoform X3, translated to MPGPAAGSRARVYAEVNSLRSREYWDYEAHVPSWGNQDDYQLVRKLGRGKYSEVFEAINITNNERVVVKILKPVKKKKIKREVKILENLRGGTNIIKLIDTVKDPVSKTPALVFEYINNTDFKQLYQILTDFDIRFYMYELLKLRLIDWGLAEFYHPAQEYNVRVASRYFKGPELLVDYQMYDYSLDMWSLGCMLASMIFRKEPFFHGQDNYDQLVRIAKVLGTDELYGYLKKYHIDLDPHFNDILGQHSRKRWENFIHSENRHLVSPEALDLLDKLLRYDHQQRLTAKEAMEHPYFYPVVKEQSQPCADNAVLSSGLTAAR